The region TAATAGTAATCATATTTTTCAATGTCTTAGGCGCTGTCTTATACCTAATTTTAGCAAAAAGGGTGCATAATAACATGGCAGAATCAAAACAATTCAAGGGCAAAAAACTTTACAGGAGCAGGAAGAACAGGATGATCGCTGGTGTATGCGGCGGATTAGGGGAATACGCGGATATTGACCCTACTTTAGTAAGGCTTCTTTGGGTCATAGCGACAATCTTCACCGGGGGAGCAGGCATATTGGCTTATATCATCGCCTGGATAATCATTCCTGAGAAATAGTTGTATAAAATGAAAAAAAGAGACGCAGGCTGGTTCGGCTTATTCGGCCTTTTGGGGTTGATGGGAATCTTTACAGATAATCCCGGATTATTCGGCTTTTTCGGATTCTTTGTGTTCTTTGCTTTTTTCGGGCTAAAGGATTGATACTAATACAATATAATGAAATGTATTGCTAACCTTTATACTTAGGCCTCTCCCTCTTCAGCATCCAGTCAGTCAATACTCTTGTTTCATATTCATTTGGGGTATGTATCGCTTCATGAACATCGACCATCAAAGCTGTATCGCCAAACAAGTCAACCGCGGCGCGCCATTTTTCCGCTCCCAAGATAAGTAAAGCCCAAAACACCGCCCATAAGCGATTTAGGCAGAATCTCAAGCGCTTTATCAAGCCGGTTAGTGAAGTCCTGCCTGGCAAGCTCTAACTTATCTTTATATGCAGTATCATACCTTACTTTATAGCCCTTCCGGGACTTATCATATAAGAACAGGATGGAATAATTTTCTTTATCCTCCAATGGCTTCTCCAATTTTAAACCAGCTTCTTCTCCACCTCTCCTCATGCCTATTTCCACAGATTCACTATCCCTCTTTGAATACCTTATCTCAATAGCATCATATTTCCCTAATCCTGAAACAGGCATGAACAATTCATAGCTCGCTTCTGGGGTTTCCGGTTCCTCAAGGCTCGCCCTTTTCTCGATGCTTTCAAGAGGCACGGCCCTCTTTCTGCTATGCAAGCGCCCCTTCTTCCCTGCAATAAGCTTAGAAGTGATTCTTTCAAGCTCAGACTTTTCTCTTAATTCTTTTTCACCATTATTATTCCTTCTCTCAATAAAGACATATGGAATAATCTTATCTGCAGAAGTTTCTAACAGCAATTCCAGCCTTTTCATGGGCATAGATAATCTCCCATAATATATAAAATCACCCTTTAAAAAGCTATCCCGCAACCTTTTTAAAGCTATTTGTAATTCCATTCATGTATGAAAAAGCTCTATTATCAGTTTTTAGAGGAGATAAAAAATTTCTTCAGGCGCAATCACAAGACTAAGGCAGTAGTCGGCCTCTCAGGGGGCATAGATTCAGCATTGTGCCTGAAGCTTTGCTGCGACGCCTTAAACAGCAAGAATGTTACAGCCCTGATAATGCCTGAAAAGGGCCTTACAAAAGACAAAAATACAGAAGATGCAAAAAAGCTCGCAAAAAAGCTCAAAGTGAAGAATTTCGTTATAGAAATTAACCCTTTTCTGGATGTCTTCAACCAGCTTCCCTGGAAACAGAGCAAGGTAGCTCTGATGAACACAAAAGCAAGGATAAGGGCAATCATTCTTTATAATTATTCCAACAGCAATAATTCTCTGGTTGTGGGCACGTCCAATAAATCAGAGCTTCTGCTCGGCTATGGGACAAAATACGGCGATTTGGCAGCAGATGTTTTCTTAATAGGGGATTTGCTTAAGTCAGATGTGCTTTCATTATCCCGCTATCTGAAATTGCCGGAAAAAATAATCAGGAAAAAGCCTTCTGCTGAGCTGACCGTGGGACAGACTGATGAAGCCGATTTGGGTGCAACCTACCATAAGCTTGATTCTATACTGAAAAAATACATCAAGGACGAAAAGCTTAATAAGAAAAACAATTTAGTTAAGAAAACCCTGCAAAGGGTTGACAAGAACAGGCACAAGCGCGATGTCCCGCCTGTAATAGAAATAAAATGATTTCATTGTTCATCGGAAGGTTCCAGCCTTTTCATAAAGGCCACCTTCATGATATAAAAGAGGCATTAAAATTCTCAGATAATGTCATAATAGCAGTGGGCAGCTCCCAGGAATCTGGCACTAATGAAAACCCCTTCTCTTATGATGAAAGAAAAGAGATGATCGAAAAGGTTATCAAAAAAGAAAGAATTCCAAATACAGAGGTCTATCCTGTTCCCGACATAAACGACGATGCCATGTGGGCAGATCATGTGATATCCATTACAGGAGACGCAGATATTATCTACACAGGCAACAAATGGGTTAAAAAGCTTTTTAGGCAAAAAGGCTTTGAAGTAAGGGATGTCTCATTTCTCCCAGAAGTGAATGCCACAGAGATCAGGAAGAGGATGCATCATGGCAAAGACTGGGAATCATTAGTTCCCGCTGAAGTCGCAGATATCATACATAAGGTTGGGGGAGTTAACAGGGTAAAGAGGATTAATGGGAAGTTATAGCTGGCTTCAATAACTTAAAATGAAAAAACGCATCATAAAACTGTTGTATTCTTTAATTGCTGTATTTATCCTTTTATTTGCCTATTTTTTAATCCCTTTGGAGGATATTTTTAAAAGTAATCTTTTTGCGCTGCTTGCGGTTCTGGGGCTATTATTCCTTCTATTAGGAATATTGCTGATTATATTTAGCAGAAAAGAAAAGGGAAAACCAAGGACATTCCTCATCCTGACTGGAATCTCAGCCATATCTCCGTTTATCTTTTCAATTCTGCATAATTTTTTCTATGCCTTAGCAGAGATTTTTGGAAATCTCGCTTTTCTCTTCGAGGCGCTGCATGTGCTCTCTTTTCTAATATCGCTGATAGTGGCCCCTATTTTATTTATCATTGGGGCAATAGGAAGCATAATCTTACTGAAAAAATAGGTTTCGATGAAAACAAGCATATTAAAGGAGATATAACGAGGGTAAAAGCAGACGCGATTGTTAATGCAGCCAACTCTTCTTTAATGGGTGGCGGCGGGGTGGATGGTGCCATCCACAGGGCAGCCGACCCCCGATTATTAGAGGGGTGCAAAAAGCTAAGAAAAAATCTGCCAGATGGTTTGCCCGCAGGAGAAGCGGTGATAACAAAGGCATATTCTCTGCCTGCAAAATATGTTATCCACACCGTAGGCCCGGTCTACAACAAAGATGATATCTCTTTCTTAAAAAAATGCTACTTGAACAGCCTGGAACTTGCTGAAAAAAATAACTGCGAATCAATCAGCTTTCCTGCAATAAGCACAGGCATTTACGGGGTCCCGGTTGGGATATCAGCAGGAATTGCAAAAGAAGTTATTGGAAAATTTGGCTCACTAGCAATCAAGGAAGTTACACTGGTATTGTTTAAACAATCCGATTATCAGATTTATAAAAAAGCTTTCACTTGAAGAATCTTTTCTTCTTTCCGGATTTCTCGAATTCCTTCAAAAGGTCTTTCTGCTTCTTATTTAGTTTATCAGGAACTTTGATTGTTATCTCGACCATCTCGTCTCCCTGGCCGTAGCCGTGCAGGAAAGGAATTCCCCTTCCTTTCATCCTGAATATTGTTCCGGGCTGTGTGCCTGCAGGAATCCGCAGTTTGGCTTTTCCATCCAGCGTAGGCACCTCTACTTCGCCTCCCAATGCAGCAGTGGCAAAAGGAACCCTTAAATTAACATGCAGGTTATCCCCATCCCTGTCGAAAACCGGATGATCTTTGACATGGACAATAAGATAAAGGTCTCCTGTGCCTGCCCCTGCTTCGCCTGCTTCCCCCTCTCCTGTTATTCGCAAGTTTGTGCCCTCTTCAGCTCCTGCGGGTATCTTAACCTCAATCTTTCTGGTGTTCTTTACAAGGCCCGTGCCGTCGCATTTGCCGCATTCTTTCTCAATAATTTTTCCGCTGCCCCTGCATCTCCTGCATGCAGATGTTGTTGCAAACATTCCAAAGGGAGTTCTCTGCGTTTTCCTGCTTGCTCCCGTACCATGGCATTCAGGGCATTCTTTGATATCAGAATCTGATTCAGCCCCAGTACCATGGCATTCAGGGCATTTCTCTATCCTTGGTATATTCAGGGCCCTTTTTGTTCCTGATGCAGCTTCTTCCAAAGTAATTTCTATATCTGCCCTTATATCCGCCCCTCTCCTTCTGCTGCCTCTGCCTCTTCTTGAAGAAAACCCGCCGCCGGAAAAAAATTGGTCAAAAATATCCCCGAAATCAAAGCTTGCAAAATCTCCGAAACCAAAGCTGCCGAAATCAAATCCTTCGAAGCCAGCACCGCCGCCAGCTTTCTTAAATGACTCCGCATCCCCGAACTGGTCGTATTGGCTTCTTTTTTGGTCGTCTCCAAGTACAGCTGCAGCCTCGTTTATTTCCTTGAACTTTTGCTCAGCCTCGGGATTATCTTTGTTAATGTCAGGATGGTATTTTTTAGCCAGCTTTTTATACGCTTTCCTTATATCCTCCTTTGTAGCGCTCTTGTCCACACCTAATATATCATAATAGTCTCTCGCCATGCTACATCAATCCTATCCTGTCTTTTATCCCCTTTACCGCATTAATCGACAATTC is a window of Candidatus Woesearchaeota archaeon DNA encoding:
- a CDS encoding NAD+ synthase, which gives rise to MKKLYYQFLEEIKNFFRRNHKTKAVVGLSGGIDSALCLKLCCDALNSKNVTALIMPEKGLTKDKNTEDAKKLAKKLKVKNFVIEINPFLDVFNQLPWKQSKVALMNTKARIRAIILYNYSNSNNSLVVGTSNKSELLLGYGTKYGDLAADVFLIGDLLKSDVLSLSRYLKLPEKIIRKKPSAELTVGQTDEADLGATYHKLDSILKKYIKDEKLNKKNNLVKKTLQRVDKNRHKRDVPPVIEIK
- a CDS encoding nicotinamide-nucleotide adenylyltransferase, giving the protein MISLFIGRFQPFHKGHLHDIKEALKFSDNVIIAVGSSQESGTNENPFSYDERKEMIEKVIKKERIPNTEVYPVPDINDDAMWADHVISITGDADIIYTGNKWVKKLFRQKGFEVRDVSFLPEVNATEIRKRMHHGKDWESLVPAEVADIIHKVGGVNRVKRINGKL
- a CDS encoding PspC domain-containing protein, with the translated sequence MHLINAMAEEWFLAVPALVLFVIAFIIALFVLWLWALVDCIASKLRPEEKLLWIIVIIFFNVLGAVLYLILAKRVHNNMAESKQFKGKKLYRSRKNRMIAGVCGGLGEYADIDPTLVRLLWVIATIFTGGAGILAYIIAWIIIPEK
- a CDS encoding O-acetyl-ADP-ribose deacetylase — encoded protein: MGFDENKHIKGDITRVKADAIVNAANSSLMGGGGVDGAIHRAADPRLLEGCKKLRKNLPDGLPAGEAVITKAYSLPAKYVIHTVGPVYNKDDISFLKKCYLNSLELAEKNNCESISFPAISTGIYGVPVGISAGIAKEVIGKFGSLAIKEVTLVLFKQSDYQIYKKAFT
- the dnaJ gene encoding molecular chaperone DnaJ, which gives rise to MARDYYDILGVDKSATKEDIRKAYKKLAKKYHPDINKDNPEAEQKFKEINEAAAVLGDDQKRSQYDQFGDAESFKKAGGGAGFEGFDFGSFGFGDFASFDFGDIFDQFFSGGGFSSRRGRGSRRRGADIRADIEITLEEAASGTKRALNIPRIEKCPECHGTGAESDSDIKECPECHGTGASRKTQRTPFGMFATTSACRRCRGSGKIIEKECGKCDGTGLVKNTRKIEVKIPAGAEEGTNLRITGEGEAGEAGAGTGDLYLIVHVKDHPVFDRDGDNLHVNLRVPFATAALGGEVEVPTLDGKAKLRIPAGTQPGTIFRMKGRGIPFLHGYGQGDEMVEITIKVPDKLNKKQKDLLKEFEKSGKKKRFFK